One part of the Parcubacteria group bacterium CG10_big_fil_rev_8_21_14_0_10_36_14 genome encodes these proteins:
- a CDS encoding site-specific DNA-methyltransferase, giving the protein MATTHKLILGNCMSMEEIPNGSVHLMVTSPPYFNAPFDYKGLFKTYGQYLGVLRNFAQETFRVLQDGRIAVLNIDDMLIDGEKFPIVADATKIFQEAGFRYRDRIVWKKPDGYLRISRRSGVMLQNPYPMYFYPDNLLENIIIFQKGKFDYRSISKEVREASKVDKKEFLSKKWYMTLWEMNNVMPGSPLEKGIAAFPEELPYRAIKLFSYKGETILDPFAGSGTTMKKARELERNSIGIEIKKSLVPVIKKKLGFDGSQSTFFTDQNDKLEIINRKAGKYGHIS; this is encoded by the coding sequence ATGGCAACTACACATAAATTGATACTTGGAAATTGTATGAGCATGGAAGAAATTCCTAACGGAAGCGTCCATTTAATGGTAACTTCGCCACCCTATTTTAATGCCCCATTTGATTATAAAGGATTATTCAAAACTTATGGGCAATATCTTGGCGTATTAAGAAATTTTGCACAAGAAACATTTAGAGTTTTGCAGGACGGAAGAATCGCTGTTTTGAATATTGATGATATGCTGATAGACGGCGAAAAATTTCCTATCGTTGCTGACGCAACAAAAATTTTTCAAGAAGCCGGTTTTAGATATAGAGATAGAATCGTTTGGAAAAAACCAGATGGCTATTTAAGAATTAGCCGCCGTAGTGGGGTAATGCTTCAAAATCCTTATCCGATGTATTTTTATCCTGATAACCTACTTGAAAATATTATTATTTTTCAAAAGGGAAAATTTGACTATCGTTCAATTTCTAAAGAAGTTCGCGAAGCTTCAAAAGTTGATAAAAAAGAATTTTTAAGCAAAAAATGGTATATGACACTTTGGGAAATGAATAATGTAATGCCCGGCTCGCCATTGGAAAAGGGCATCGCGGCTTTTCCTGAAGAATTACCATATCGTGCAATTAAACTTTTTTCTTACAAAGGTGAAACCATATTGGACCCATTTGCTGGTAGCGGCACAACAATGAAAAAGGCGCGCGAACTGGAAAGAAATAGTATTGGTATTGAAATAAAAAAGTCGCTCGTTCCAGTTATCAAAAAAAAGTTAGGTTTTGACGGCAGTCAAAGTACTTTTTTTACAGATCAAAACGACAAATTAGAAATTATCAATCGTAAAGCAGGAAAATATGGACATATTAGCTAA
- a CDS encoding DNA-binding protein encodes MANTVSENIRKLRLKKGISQDRLSKDADLALNTIVKIETGESPNPTVDTLEKIAKALGVSAADLFKD; translated from the coding sequence ATGGCAAATACAGTTAGTGAAAATATCCGCAAACTTCGATTAAAAAAAGGCATTTCCCAAGATCGGCTATCAAAAGACGCTGATTTGGCGTTAAATACTATTGTTAAAATTGAAACTGGCGAAAGTCCAAATCCTACCGTTGATACATTAGAAAAAATAGCTAAAGCTCTCGGCGTTTCTGCCGCCGATTTATTTAAGGATTAA